The genomic interval TCgttttcttgtgttttctttctttattgGATGGAGTAGAACAGTGTCAGTTTCTCCCTTTGTCTGCCAATTCAAATTAGCTTAGACTGTTTTTGTGACACCTTTTGCAGCAAATTCTTCAAGCTGTCAACACAATTCATGAGGAACGTATTGTCCATTCTGACTTGAAGCCTGCTAACTTCCTCCTTGTCAAAGGTTCCCTAAAACTGATTGATTTTGGTATCGCCAAAGCAATAATGAGTGATACAACTAATATTCAACGGGATTCGCAGGTATTGCTTATTTTCCATTTCCCCTCTCTTTTTGGCTCACTAGTTAATATGCCTTATTTATACTTTTTGTTTCTCTTACCTTGTGGCCGAGTACTTTTTTTTACTGTGGTTACGTTTTTATTCGTACAGCAATGCCTGACTATAGCTTTTCGCACATTATTGAATGTGATGCATAATTGCATATTAGTGATGTATGATCTGTATTAAGTGGTTATGGTGAGGATGGTTAAGTTTTATTGTAGCAGGCTTTCCTTTGAATATATTGTTTGTTCAGCTTTATAGAGATTTACAATTTCAGATAATTTCTGTTGACTTGAAAGCAGTTTTGTTTGGCAGTAGAATGTCATATTTAAAAGCAGTTTTGTTTGGCAATAGAATGTATTATTTAAAAGCAGTTTTGgtttcaattatttgtttatcaTTCTTCTGGATTGGATACATAGTAGACTGTAGAACACAAGTCTTTTCTGTTTTCCGAATATGGTGATTTTACTTCTAGAACTTCTGTAGCACTTTCTCTGCATCTGGATGAATTTTGGCTCAAGGTCAATAATACTCTCCTAAACTGGTATACTACATGCTTGAAAATTTTGGAGTCCAGGTCACAAGATGCATTTAGTACAACTCTATTATGATAATTTCATTTGTATTCTTACAGGCTTATCTTAAGAATGAGATTTCTTATTTCTGTgaaaaaattgtatgaaaaaCCACATCTTTGAAATTTTCATCCCAATTTTTAGCAATTATCAATATGACACTTAAGTACAAAATTTTCACCAAATTGTTGTTCAAAGTGTAGGTGGGTACTTTGAGTTACATGTCTCCAGAAGCATTTATGTGTAATGAGACAGATGCAAACGGAAACATCATTAAGTGTGGTCGGCCATCAGATATATGGTCTTTGGGCTGCATCCTTTATCAAATGGTATATGGAAGAACCCCTTTTTCAGAATACAAGACATTTTGGGCCAAATTTAAAGTTATAACAGATCCAAGTCATGAAATTACGTACGAACCACTTTCAAATCCATGGCTAGTAGATCTAATGAAGAGGTGCCTAGCATGGGATCGGAATCAAAGGTGGAGAATTCCTCAGTTACTCCAACATCCTTTTCTTGCACCTCACGTACCACCTCATCCATCTTTGTCCCAAGACCATAGCTGTAAATTTATACAACTCATTGCTGAAACTTGTACATATGACTCTGAAGCATCGCAACTGTGTCATCAGCTCCAACGTCTACTTGTTGATCCACTCGAGTTAACAACTCACTCACTAAATTCACAAGATCAACAAAGATCACTGTTATCCCAAATGTCTGAACTCTGTATACAGCTGCGGGAACGTTTGGTAGATACTGATATCAAGTAATTGGTGGCTGTCTATtcaatttttttggtttttgtttCAGTGTATTTTTAAAGATTACCGCACTTTCCATAGGTCAGAAGTGGCATTGTGTGTATTTCCAATTTTTCAGAGTAGAATACTAAGGTTAGTGTGTAGCTAGTGAATCAACATAGTACAGGTTTTGTATAAATTTGAAGTCAGAAAAACCGCGAGTTTTAATAGTTGTTTAAGTTTAAAAAGCAAATTACACATCTTGATTTTGTGTATTTAACAAGCAAATTGCACATCTTGATGCTACAAGGTAGTGTGtttgttggaaaaaaaaatcaactataGCAGAATTGACActctaaaatgaaattaaaaaataattgagaaaTGAATTTTGTAATTCACTAAATCAACTCAGTTCAAGGGAAGTCATGTCTCCATCTCCTTTTTAGGATTTGTGACTTTTAAAAATGCATACTAACAAATCTGAACATGTCATCGATTCATTATAAAATTTGCTCATGTCAAGTTCAAGAAAAACGTAACATTTTTTgcaccaaaaaaaattaaaacaagaaTTTTAAAAACACATAGGAATGAAGTCCCCTCACTACTAACTCTACTTTGATGAGTTAccaaatatttgataatataatacaTCGAAAATTGCAATATTTCCCgaatttgattttttgaaaagcttgtattttctacaattattataattataattattagttaaaaaaataacactaaatttttaactttataacttcaTACATGTATATactatattttatcataatatcaatattttatcgACAATTATCATAATACTTTATAGTGTACTCCCTCGTTTTACAAGTCAGTTTCAACAAGCAGGAGAGATTAGTTTAGTTTTATCACATCCTAAATAAGTCCAAAAACATAATTTGCCCTTTCCAATACGATAACTCTAATCTTGCAGACAATTAATAAAACAGGCAAAAGGACACATTCTCAAATGGGGAGCATCTTTCCCTTTTGTTTATCCTGTAACTGAAAAGTTCAAATTGCTATCAATAAAAAGTAACaagttattaaattatataaccTTCAGACAGACCGATGAAGGGCACATTAAAGAACATATTGAACAACTACTCCATTTGATAATTTACGATATTTAACTTCTCATGTGAGTGACTGAACAAATTTCCTGAGTGAACAAAAATATGCCATGACTAATgataacatttaataattttgtgatTCAGTTGGAGTGACATGCTTGTACCGGCAGCAGCTGCAATATTAGTGTCATTAACTTGTCATTCTACTCCTCTTTGGAAGACAATTTGAAAGACGCTTCTGCACGGGCTTCCTCCAACATTACCAAGAGTTCCTTTACAAAAGGAGTATTTGTTCCATGAGTAATCCTCAGTATATCCACAGCTTTGGTCAATGATATAACAGCTTCCTCCGTGTCTCCAAGATACCTATACCAAGACCATTAAACTCAAACAACCAAAAATATAACCATTCTTTTTCTCCAAGGTGACATTGGTTACAAAGATTTAACTCAAATCATGATTAACTCTATTTTGTTTACAGACagatttatttgtttgttttattattcagTTACATATAATAGTTTGACCATCACAACTAGCGAAGAAAGGTTAGCTTTTTTGTTGATGTGTACAGATAATTTTAGATGTCTAATCTCGTTGTATAGTTACTAACAATCATTAGTTTCTTCAGCTTTTTGTTGGAATGTGATGTAGATAATATGTATGTGTATATATAGACCCAGACAAATGTACAATGTAAGGGAAAGAAACACGACATTTTATGTCCTCATAAATGCTTCAGTAGTAGAAGAATTTAATATTCACACCAAATATGAGCTTTAGTTGACAGATGCTAACCATTCAAGTTTTCCACAAGTATAATACTGCAAGCCAAGCATAGGGTGAACAGCTGGATACACTCCTGCAATGAAGTAAAACATCCAGCACTGGTTGTCAGCATCATTTGTGAAACTTTTtctcaaatacatttttttgaacaatttttcaCCAATAGATGAATGGTAAGATTTGGTTTTTGAGGATAGAAATTCCAGTATGACATACTTTGATAGATTGGTATGGTCAATTTGCAATATGCTAAAGCTTCTCTCCAATGTTCCAGCTTCATTAATGACTGCAGAGGACAAAATGTCAGTTCTCTATTCACAGTGGAAACATCAATTATTGCATAAATGGACTATGCGCTTCATTGTTTCCATTTGCCTTTGTAGCAAAAACAGCAGAAAATAAGCAGAACTTTTAATCAAAACATGACTAAAGACTTTTctaataagcagaaaataaataaagaaataagatGTGTAATCATGAAAACTTTTGGGGACATGTGACCAGTTGCAGGGTCatccaaaacaaaatataaaccaATCCACAATTATTCATTAGTATATAATATACCAACCAAGCTGCTTACAGCAAAAGATTTGGTTTGTACTTTGTAACTAAAAGGAACAAAAAGATAAACGGTGGCTGAACAAATCTCCACAGGAGTTGTACTAAGTAAAACATGTATGGAAAGGCTGTATTTGATATCATCAagcaatatatataattaatatcaataaGGGAATAATAACATAGTAGATAGAGAACTACAAGGATGAGCTTACCTTCAAAATCATCTCTCGTGTTTGCATCAAATTGATTGAGAAAGTATGATATAGTTTCACTTGCAGTTTCTCAATCATTGTATATATGGTGATAGCTTCTTGATAATCTACATATAGTCAAGGATTTGACTTCAAGGACATAACTGCAAATCAATTTCCTTTGTACATGGATCAAGGCTTCCATAAAGGGTAGGAAAAAAATTGGAATGCAGAAGGAAAATAATTCGAGTGGTCGCAATTGCAGGTACAAATTCTAGGCAGAAATGTGAAAGGATACTGCCCCTGGAAGAAGGCTTAGAAGCTTCTTCTGATAGCAATTTTATTTCAGTTGCAATTTTCTTTATCTCTTCCTTGTCCCTAACTAATCCACAATCTTGGCATTGAAATGCTTTTCCATCTTTAATTTaaacagattaaaaaaaaaaaggtcatTTGTAATACATTAAAAACCTGGTGGGCCATAGGCATTAGGCAAGTCACATACCAGTTGTACGGAGCAAGAAACCAtcacatttttcatttttgcaTCTGTATCCTTCTAGAATTGCATTTTCTCGAACATCGTCATACTGACCCTTCAAAACTAACTTACCTGAATTAGCTAATGACAGCATGCAAATTTAACTCAAATAGCAAGTACTATGATGTGAAGCCAACAAGAAACTATCCCATATTAAGTGATTATAGCAAATACCGATTTAGAGCAGAGGGGACAAACACATGCGAATAGGTACTGCTCTTTGAGAGCCTTCTGTCGAGTCACAGTGCTTCCAGCTGTTTCTATATAACTAATCATTACCTTAAAACACACAGAAAATAGTATGAATTAAACTTGATTGGAAAAATATGAAGTTGTAATGTAATACACCAtccgaaaaataattttaaattgacaaGTGAAAACTATAATAACCTATTGGATATGAGATGTACCCCAAGTGAAAAACtgtttacaaaaagaaatatgCAACTGCTAATCaagtcaatttgaaaaatatatgttttgcaATCAAAGGCTTCTTTCTAGTCCCAAAACCTATCTTCCTTGACACCATTTTAAAGGTTCCATGGGGTTTTTCCTAAAGGCAATtgagatttaaaaattaaggcgAAAAGTATAGAATTACAAATAATGTTCTCGGATGACTTCATGTTGTTGTATCTGTTGAATTCACAAGGTTAGTCTTTTAGGAAGCGAAGAAGCAAAGAAGTACccagaataataaatttatgttgatAATGACGTGAATGATATATTGGATGCCATCACAAAAGACAAAGCACCAAtccttatttatattaatactaGACTCCTAAtcttaatcaaatttaataagaAAACAAATGGGTAATCTGATAATTGTGAAAAAATATAGTTACGTCCTAAATCTATTTGCTGAGTTTGCATAAACAGTCTTTAAATGACATCTCTTGCTTTGTAAACCAGTGAACTAAATATTGAAAATGGTAATTTCTACTTAGGCCAGAAATACATACCTCAGTCCCTTTGGGTACATGCTGTAAAGCACGTACTGATGCTGTCCTTCCCTCAAAAACCAACACTGAATTGGGCAAGCAGCTATATGGTAAAACAACGATTAGAAGAATAACAAGAAATAGATAAGACATTATTTTGAGAgcaaaaaaataagttaagtgGGTTGGTTACCTATGATTGATAATGGAAACAACAGGATACAGTCCAGTTCCCAAAGGTCTCAACTCACTATCACAAATGGTATGCGCATTACATGCAAACTGCAGGAACAGAAAGATCTTACTTTAGACTTTAGAGAGGCTTCATCAGAGACTCAAATCCACATATACGTAAAACAAATGTGTAAATTCTCTTAAACATAATCTTCAGAGTGCTGTGTGTGATTTCACATGAGAATACTTGATGACAATTATATCAACAAATTTAAGTTTTGAAGCAGAAAACCTTGGAGAAATTTTCTGCAATCTCTTTTATAGTGATTTCAGGCCATTGTAGTATTAAATGTACAAGATTAGCCATTTGTGCATACAACACCAGCTGCTCCTCTGTGATGTCAGACATGTCTTCATGGAAGTGAATGTTAAAAAGAACAATCGTCATGTGACATGTTggaaaatggacaaaaatctacATTAATTGCACTAAAGCTTAAGACCAAACTATTAAAAAGGATACGAGCCACTAATGCCTCCACTAACTTGTAGTTATCCCTAGCTGTGCTTGGAATGATCTGGAAATAAAATGAATGATTCAATTCTGTCATGACTGTTCAGATGCTCATATTAATCATCAATAGTTGTAAAATGCTTTCTAAATACACAGAAGAAAAATTTCAAAGCCACAAACAGAAATTTTGAGGATAATAAGCCCTCAAACCCAACTTTATGAAACAAAATGAAactatatgaattttttttttgcacaggcaaagaaattttattaatatactgAGGTTCTTGTATGCACAAGGAGTGccaaaaaagaatataataataGTCATGAAAAGATTAAAGATCTCTAAAGGATTTTATGAAGCCAAATGAATGCAAATATTAATTTTCAGTGTTTACATTTACGAATCCATCCCACTTCCATATATTGATGAAGTTTGTTACTTGACTAAAAAATGACAAGATCTGCATTATTGTAGCATTACATTGATAGATGTTTGCATCGACATTACAGGCATATCCATAGTCATAcagaaaaggaaataaaatttaCAGTGTATAAAACAATTCTAACTTAAATAGCACCAATATGCATTACACAAAACTCAACTATCTTTGCATATACCTTCTCATCTTGCAATTTCCTTCGAAGATAAAGTTTGAGCATCAGCCGAATAGATGGTGTGACAGATTTTCTCTTGTCGTAGTCTAGCCTTGAGAGGACTTCACATTCAAGACGATGCAACTTCCACTCCGACTTCtgaatatcataaaaaaaaccataacaaaaattatattcagAGTCATAgggtaaataaatatattaaccCAATTAGCTATTTTTTCactatttgtaaaaaaaagctATTTTTCCACTGAACACCATATCAATATTGTTGTTCCACTATCTACTGTGTTATGTAAAACAGCAATCCTCATGCTTCTattactgttatatatatttgcccttcaatatatatatatatatatatatatatatatatatatatatatatatatatatatatatataataaaatatatatatagagacaCANNNNNNNNNNNNNNNNNNNNNNNNNNNNNNNNNNNNNNNNNNNNNNNNNNNNNNNNNNNNNNNNNNNNNNNNNNNNNNNNNNNNNNNNNNNNNNNNNNNNNNNNNNNNNNNNNNNNNNNNNNNNNNNNNNtatatatatatatatatatataataattcaagTCTATAGAAACACATTGGTTCTGGTGTTTTGTATTTTGAAAGATTTGTATCATGTTAACAAACTAGTTTGGTGTAAGAATATTTGAAAAGAGGAAACAAGTAATAAAAGACCTGACATGCGGTTCCGCAGTACCAAACAACATGACAACGTGAGCACTTGCTAAGGTTAGTTGTTGTGAAACATCCATCACACCTTTTGTGGGATGAGTTATTGTTATTTGGAACACAAACATAAGCCTCTTCACTAATAATCACTTCCCCTGCAATACAGTCACAGTTAACGGTGTTATTACTTATCTACGTCAAATTCTCCAGCATTgatatttcaattttcattcAACTACTCGTACAATAATGAAACTAGTTCGAGAGAAAAACCTGGGTAAAAATCCCTAGTAGTAAAGAGAGAACGACCCTTTCCTGGAACATTAGAAACCGTTAAATTACGATCCTTCAGTGCTCTTTGCAAATCCTCCATTTCCGTCTTCCCTCAGTTCAAAAAATCCGGTTAACCTGAACCACGTAAAAAAACTCCAATTTATCCCAGACcgaatcataaaaaaaaactgaCCCAGCCCGTAACTGTGAACCGGTTGGTAGAATACCGAAACCCTAAATCTATGCCACCGAGTCGCTCGAGATGGTTCTCGTAAAATTCCATTCAGTTTACGAATCCTCTAAGAATCCGCCAAATAATGGTTCGCTCGGGTACAAGATCCACCCGACACATTCGGGTCGGGTCTAACCATAACCCGAGTTAGAATTGAAACCTCGGGTTATCCGCCACTCTGAAGGTTTATTGATGGTGTTATTAGGCATCTCAAGGAGGGTTTTCAACTACCATCTTTCTACCATGGCATCCTCAGGTTAGTTTGTTACTCTCACTACTAATATTTGTTACTTAATTCATTTGTGGACCGAATTAAATCCATGgtttattatttgaaaatttgatgtgaattttgaattttgaacttTGAAAATGACATATCTATTCCTCCATTTTTTATCAGCTTTGGATTGTATTTCGTTGGTTTTATGTGGCAAATCAAACGCAGAGATTGAAACTGCTATTGCTATTAAGGCTAATAACACCCTCAAGCTCCCTGACAAGGGAGAATTATCCCTTGTTTTGCATTCAGAATTGAATAAAAGTGTTGAACAAAATTCCTTCCAAGTTAGTTCCTTCATGAATTCTCTTTCCACCAATCAATTTGGCAGGCTTCTTATTTGGTCTCCACGGCTAACTTCAACACATGATGTCGTGTCAAAGTATGTCTTCTACTTGTTTCCTTTTCTATGCTTTGTGTTAATGTTTGGTTGGATGAAAAATGATCATTCTCCACTATCCAAATTTTATTGAGCTTATAATGATGTCTTACTGATTTTTCTTCTCACTTTTTACTGGCCTGTTTTCTTTCCTAGTATGTTTAAAATCTTATTGTTTCAAATATCTTGTTGTTTTTATGCAGCAACTTTTGTGAGCTTCCGCTTGGTACTGTATGTGTTGCTGATATTCAGAACAAGGGACGAGGTTTGAACTTATATTATCATGATTCTGTCctttttaacttatattttactCCTTCCGTCCCGTATCTGgtctttttagtttttttatttgtccAAATTTTTTGGTTGTTTTGAGAAACCAAGAtacaattaaatatgttttccCTTTGATATCCTTACAAAAACAACCAAACACATGCTTTAAATGAGTTTTACTTTTATCAAACAAATCAAGCGTGAGAAAGTCTATATTTgtctaaatttattgttttttaatactAGTgcccaaacttaaaaaaatcaaatattaggGATGGAGGGAGTAGTTTATTTCAAAGTTGCTCTGAGCATTTAAACACTCAGGTCGGTCAAAGAATGTCTGGGAGTCTCCATTAGGTTGCCTGATGTTTTCTTTTACACTGCAAATGGAGGATGGACGGGTCGTACCTTTAGTTCAGTATGTGGTTTCCCTGGCTATCACAGAGGCAATCAAGGATATATGTGACAAAAATGTAAGCACTTGATTTTAAAGTACTGGCTCTATCCCTAGTCTTCAAGTGAATTTGATTAGGGAAAGTAGTATTTAGGTTGTTTAGCACTTAAGTCTGTATGCTTGCAAGCAATATAAGTGTGCACAAGTTATTAACTAAATAAACTGAAGTTTAATATTCTAGTAAAAGTAATGGTGctttatgtgattattatgAAAAAAACCGTGAAGTTGTTTGTAGTATTAAGAATGGTGTTATTTGAAagcatttcattttttattattaaattgcaAACTTGGTTGGTCAGTCTTGCTGCTAAACAGTTAAGATATTTAGAATGTGAATAGAAACCTATTAAGCATAAAGGACAAATGGCATCAAACTTTCTGAAAGTAAGAAGCAGACAACTCCCATCATCATGGAGTTTCAAAAGCTGAATCGTTTTTGGTTTTGTTAAATAACAAATGTTTACTTTGTGTTTGGTCAATTTTCTGAACCAACTTACATGATTTGTCagagtattttattttctagTTGTTTGAGCTCCTAAATACATTTATTTCAACACTTTTCTTTCCAGGGATTACCTTGCATTGATGTTAAAATCAAGTGGCCAAATGATCTCTATTTAAATGGCTTTAAAGTTGGAGGCATTCTTTGCACCTCAACATATAAATCAAAGAAGTTTAATATCAGTGCAGGTAATAAGGTATTCTTGGGTAGCAAATTCTATGCAATGAT from Cicer arietinum cultivar CDC Frontier isolate Library 1 chromosome 5, Cicar.CDCFrontier_v2.0, whole genome shotgun sequence carries:
- the LOC101507609 gene encoding histone-lysine N-methyltransferase ASHR1 translates to MEDLQRALKDRNLTVSNVPGKGRSLFTTRDFYPGEVIISEEAYVCVPNNNNSSHKRCDGCFTTTNLSKCSRCHVVWYCGTACQKSEWKLHRLECEVLSRLDYDKRKSVTPSIRLMLKLYLRRKLQDEKIIPSTARDNYKLVEALVAHMSDITEEQLVLYAQMANLVHLILQWPEITIKEIAENFSKFACNAHTICDSELRPLGTGLYPVVSIINHSCLPNSVLVFEGRTASVRALQHVPKGTEVMISYIETAGSTVTRQKALKEQYLFACVCPLCSKSGQYDDVRENAILEGYRCKNEKCDGFLLRTTDGKAFQCQDCGLVRDKEEIKKIATEIKLLSEEASKPSSRGNYQEAITIYTMIEKLQVKLYHTFSINLMQTREMILKSLMKLEHWREALAYCKLTIPIYQRVYPAVHPMLGLQYYTCGKLEWYLGDTEEAVISLTKAVDILRITHGTNTPFVKELLVMLEEARAEASFKLSSKEE
- the LOC101507301 gene encoding biotin--protein ligase 2-like encodes the protein MVLLGISRRVFNYHLSTMASSALDCISLVLCGKSNAEIETAIAIKANNTLKLPDKGELSLVLHSELNKSVEQNSFQVSSFMNSLSTNQFGRLLIWSPRLTSTHDVVSNNFCELPLGTVCVADIQNKGRGRSKNVWESPLGCLMFSFTLQMEDGRVVPLVQYVVSLAITEAIKDICDKNGLPCIDVKIKWPNDLYLNGFKVGGILCTSTYKSKKFNISAGIGLNVHNEKPTTSLNTVLRELSVGAYQFQREDVLAAFFNKFEIFFDLFVNQGFQTLEELYYKTWLHSGQRVVVQEKNEDKVVEHVVTVQGLTSSGYLLAIGDDNQMCELHPDGNSFDFFKGLVRRKLN